In Thiovibrio frasassiensis, one DNA window encodes the following:
- a CDS encoding HD domain-containing protein has product MSSPSIDNQPSTLSAGQLQGEPPLGRELTERLLAISHEYCQAEGGCHGPDHTERVHNLALHIGRMMNARLDILSAAALLHDIGRSHEMLSQGKICHATKGAEMSRTILTGLGFSAEMQEAILHCIESHRYRNNKIPETLEAKILFDADKLDSIGAIGIGRAFLFAGQVGARLHNQGVDVAKTKSYSTEDTAYREFLVKLCKIKDKMLTPEGKRLAAERHEFMEVFFKRLDKEIHGPPRNNSTDNSQ; this is encoded by the coding sequence ATGTCCTCTCCGAGCATTGACAATCAGCCGAGCACCCTCTCTGCCGGGCAGCTGCAGGGCGAACCGCCCCTCGGTCGTGAGCTCACCGAACGGCTGCTGGCCATTTCCCATGAGTACTGCCAGGCCGAAGGCGGCTGCCATGGCCCGGACCACACCGAACGGGTGCACAACCTGGCCCTCCACATCGGCCGCATGATGAACGCCCGCCTGGATATCCTGAGCGCCGCGGCCCTGCTCCACGACATCGGCCGCAGCCACGAAATGCTTTCCCAAGGGAAGATCTGCCATGCCACCAAAGGTGCGGAGATGTCGCGCACCATTCTCACCGGCTTAGGCTTTTCTGCCGAAATGCAGGAAGCAATCCTGCACTGCATCGAATCGCACCGCTACCGCAACAACAAGATCCCGGAAACCCTGGAAGCCAAGATCCTTTTCGACGCGGACAAGCTCGATTCCATCGGCGCCATCGGCATTGGCCGCGCCTTTCTCTTTGCCGGCCAGGTCGGAGCCCGGTTGCACAACCAGGGGGTGGATGTGGCGAAAACCAAGTCTTATTCCACCGAAGACACGGCCTATCGTGAATTTCTGGTGAAACTCTGCAAGATCAAAGACAAGATGCTGACCCCGGAAGGCAAACGGTTGGCTGCCGAGCGGCATGAGTTTATGGAGGTTTTTTTCAAACGGCTGGATAAAGAGATCCACGGTCCTCCCCGCAACAATTCCACCGACAATTCCCAATAG